In a genomic window of Magnolia sinica isolate HGM2019 chromosome 14, MsV1, whole genome shotgun sequence:
- the LOC131226313 gene encoding uncharacterized protein LOC131226313, which produces MQIQVKCSCGEGKCPEWAIIELQGVVEAQPSVENRIQNLEIGRLCHSSSQGNFTFTVGYHELSGTKIPLKKPLLVLKKKKVVEEDEPNPRVSSRAELEIIGIIRQRILFKTRPKALISRPQIKEKKAVGSNRTVD; this is translated from the exons ATGCAGATTCAGGTGAAGTGCAGCTGCGGTGAAGGGAAATGCCCTGAGTGGGCCATCATAGAGCTGCAGGGCGTCGTCGAAGCTCAGCCGTCCGTCGAGAATCGGATACAAAACCTAGAGATTGGACGGCTCTGCCACTCTTCCTCTCAG GGGAACTTCACTTTCACCGTTGGATACCATGAATTATCagggacgaaaatacccctgaaGAAGCCACTCTTAGTACTGAAGAAAAAGAAAGTCGTTGAGGAAGATGAGCCCAATCCTCGTGTTTCTTCAAGGGCAGAATTGGAAATTATTGGAATAATTCGGCAGCGGATTTTGTTCAAGACAAGGCCTAAGGCTCTCATCTCCA GACCGCAGATCAAGGAAAAGAAGGCCGTTGGGTCGAATCGAACGGTCGATTAG